The DNA window TGGGGGCCGAGCTCGCCCATCTCGAGTCCGCTCACGGCGATGGCGTCTCGGCGGGCACGCACGACCGCTACACTATGACCTGTCTCACACTGGGGCGAGCGGTGCGGGTCGACCCCCTGGGGGAGACGGGAACGGGCGGAGCGCATCCCCCCTCCCTGCACGGCATCGCCCGGATGATCGACGCGCAGGGCCGTCTGGTGGTCGACCTCGCAGGAGGCGGCCGGACGGCCGTGGACATCGGCGACGTGCGGCATCTGCGACCGGACGGGCCCGTCCGGTCGATCACCCGCGAGACGTCGGACGACGAGCAGGAGGAGCACGGCACGTGACCGGAGGCATGGAAGACCTGGAGAGCCCCGAGGACCCCACGGGGGACCTCTCGGGGCAGGAGCCGTCGGCGTCGCAGGAGAGCGTTCCTGCGGAGACCGCGGAGCTCCCGGACCTCTCCGAGGACGACGCCGCGGCGGGATCCCTGGGAGATCAGGAGATCCTCGACCTCAACCGGCGTTTCGCGGCCGTGCGCCGCAGCGTCGGTGCGCTCGAGAAGATCCTGCTGCAGGGGCCGCGCAAGTACTCCCGGCGCGACCTCGCCGAGCAGCAGGACATCCCCGAGCGGCTCACCTCCGTGTACTGGCGGTCGCTCGGCTTCACCCCGGTCGACGAGGACACCGTGGTGTTCACCGACGAGGACGCCTATGCGATCGGGGACCTCGCCGCGATCGTCGAGGACGGCGTCATCAGCGAGCGCGCCTTCGCCAGCATCTCCCGCGGGCTGGGCTTCCACATGGGGCGCCTGGCGATGTGGATCACCGAGGCGCTGGTGGACGAGGCGAAGTACGCCGACGGCCTCGACGACTCCCAGGCGCGCCAGCAGATGCTCGACACCGTCCCGGAGCTGCTGGAGACCTTCGAGTCGCAGGTCATGTTCACCTTCCGCCGCCAGCTCTCCGCCTATGCGGCCCGGGCCGGCAGCGAGGTGCTCCACCGGGACACCGACGAGCTCTTCCCGCTGCAGCGCGCCATCGGCTTCGCCGACCTCGTCCAGTTCACCCGGCTCGCGCAGGACCTCCCCGGCACCGAGCTGGCGGACATGGTGGGCCGCTTCGAGTCCCTCAGCCGCGACATCATCTCCGTCGGCGGCGGCCGGGTCGTCAAGACCGTCGGCGACGAGATCATGTTCCTGGCCGACACGCCGGAGGACGGCGCCCAGATCGCCGTCAGCCTCGCCGAGACCATCACCGAGTCCTCGGACCTGCCCCCGGTGAGGGTGGGCCTGGCATGGGGCTCGATGTTCTCCCGCTACGGGGACGTCTTCGGCCCGATCGTCAACCTCGCCGCCCGCATGGAGTCCGTGGCACGGCCCGGGACCGTCGCGGTGGACGCGGAGACCTCCGCCGCCGTCGAGCAGGCCCTTCCCGGCGGATTCTCCTTCTCCGAGGGCGAGGAGGTCGAGCTCCACGGGATCGGGGACATCCGGGTCCGGGAGATGCGTCGGGACCGCTCCGCACCCCTGGATCTGGGCCTGTGATCGCCGCCCTGCTGCCCGCGACCCAGGGGGACCTGTGATGATGGAGCCCTGCCCGCGGCGATCCGTGCCACGGGCGCACCCTGCCGGCATCGTCTTAGGATGGTTCGCGTGACACGACTGCTTCTCGTCGAGGACGACTCCGCCATCGCTGAACCCCTCTCCCGGGCACTGGACCGGGAGGGCTACACCGTGACGCGTGCGTCCCGGGGGATGGATGCGCTCGCGATCGCGGCCGGCGCGGAGTCGATCGACCTGGTCATCCTGGATCTCGGCCTGCCCGACCTGGACGGTCTCGAGGTCGCCCGGCGCCTGCGCAAGGGCGGTCTGGAGTGCCCGATCCTGATCCTCACCGCACGGGCCGACGAGGTCGACGCGGTGGTGGGCCTCGACGCCGGCGCCGACGACTACGTCACCAAGCCGTTCCGCCTCGGCGAGCTGCAGGCCCGGATCCGGGCCCTGATGCGGCGCTCCCAGGCCATGGAGGAGTCCGGAGACAACTACGACGTCAACGGGGTCACCCTGGACGTCTCCGCCCGCCGCGCCTACGCCGACGGCGAGGAGCTGAGCCTCTCCGCCAAGGAGTACGACCTGCTCACCGTGCTGGTGAGGGAGTCGGGCAGCGTGGTGACCCGCGACGACCTCATGCGCGAGGTGTGGGGCGCCGAGTGGTGGGGCTCCACCAAGACCCTCGACATGCACATCTCCTGGCTGCGCCGGAAGCTCGGCGACGACGCCACCGATCCCCGCCGGATCACCACGGTGAGGGGTGTCGGCTTCCGCTTCGAGACCGGCGCGGAGAGCTGAGCCGTGCGGCAGCGCGTGCTGCAGGCCACAGTCATCACCGTGCTGCTGGCCGTGCTGATGCTCGGCATCCCTCTGGGGTACTCCTGGCTCAAGCTGGTCGAGCAGAATCTCAGCAATCAGGAGAACTCGATCCTCGACAAGGTGCGCGTCGCCACCGAGACGCGGCTCCAGGAGGACGGGGAGCTCGATGATGCGCTGCTCCAGCGCTTCGTCGACGAGCAGTCGGATCTGAACATCGCGATCACCGTGGTCCACGAGGGCAAGACCTACACCGCCGGGGACCCGCCGGGCGATGACGCGATGAAGAAGAACACCAACGGGGCCTCCGGGCAGTCCATCTCGGTGTACATCCCGCAGTCCGATGTGCGCGCCCACACCGCGAGCGCCTGGGTGCTGATGACCGTGGCCGGCCTCGCGGCCCTGTCGATCGGGATCTCCGTGGCGCTGTGGCAGGCGCAGCGGATCTCCATGCCGCTCGCCCGCCTGAGCAGACGCGCCGAGGAGATCGGCTCCGGACGCTCCCGCGGGCCCTGGGATCCCTCGGGCATCTCCGAGATCGACGACGTCGCCGAGGAGCTCGCGCGCTCCGGGGCGATGCTCAACGAGCGGCTCGAGGCCGAGAGCCGCCTCGCCTCCGACGCCTCGCATCAGCTCCGCACGCCGCTGACCGCACTGTCGATGCGTCTGGACGAGATCCTCGCGGTCAGCTCCGAGGAGTGGGTGCGCGAGGAGGCCCGCATCTCGCTCGAGCAGATCGATCGCCTCACCGAGGTCGTCCACGACCTCATCAACGCTCCGCGCTCCTCCCAGCGGCGCACCCCCGGGGTCGTCGAGCTGCGCAGCGTGCTCACCCAGCAGAGCGAGGAGTGGTCCCCGGCCTACCGCCGCGCCGGGCGCGAGCTGCGGGTGCTGGTGCCGCGCACCGCCGCGGTCTGGGGATCAACCGGGCCGCTCACCCAGGTCGTCGCCACCCTCATCGAGAACGCCCTCGCCCACGGCGGGGGTCGCACCACGGTCAAGGTGCGCCGCAACGACCACTCCACCGTGGTCGAGGTCACCGACGAGGGCGGCGGCATCGACGCCGAGCTCGGCGCCCGCATCTTCGAGCGCTCCGTCTCCGGGCGCAGCTCCAGCGGCACCGGGGTGGGCCTCGCCCTCGCCCGCACGCTCGTGGAGGACGACGGCGGCCGGCTCGAGCTGCTGACCGAGAGCCCTGCGACCTTCGGCGTGTTCCTCATCTCCGCCCCCGGCGACGACGGCGAGGACGACCACTCCGAGGAGCTGCACTCCGGGCGGCCCTCGCGCCCCGGTCGCGAGAACCGCTCGGGGCGCAGCGGCCGGCCCGCCCGCGGCGGCCGGGCGGACATGATGGCCAGCGGGGTCACCGGAGCCCGCACCGGGCGGGACGACTTCGATTCCCTGCCCCAGGGGTCCGTGGTGCGGCGCCGCCCACGCACTCGCGACTGACCTCGTACACTGGCCGCCGTGCCAGAGACCTCCCCGCGCCCCGATCATCCCTCCGCTCCCGCCCGACGCGTCGGCATCATCGGAGCCGGTCAGCTGGCCCGCATGATGCTGGGCCCGGCGATCGAGCTCGGGCTCACCGCGCCCGTGCTCGCCACCGACCCGGCCGAGAGCGCCGCGGCAGTCGCCGCGCAGGTGCGTCTGGGCCGTCACGACGACGAGCAGGCCGTGCGGGATCTCGCCGCCGAGGTCGAGGTCATCACCTTCGACCACGAGCACGTGCCGGCCTCTGTGCTCGAGGGGATCGAGCGGGACGGCGCCACGGCGGTGCGGCCGGGGCCCGCCGCCCTGATCCATGCCCAGGACAAGCTGATCATGCGCGAGAAGCTCTCCTCGCTCGGGCACCCCTGCCCGCGCTGGTGGCGCATCACGTCCGTCCAGGACCTCGTCACCGCGCTGGCCGAGTCCGGCGGCCGGATCGTCGTCAAGACCCCGCGCGGCGGCTACGACGCCCACGGAGTGCGGATCGTCGATGACGCCGAGCAGGCCGCCGACTGGCTCTCCGAGCACGGGGAGCTGCTCGCGGAGGAGCTCGTGCCCTTCACCCGCGAGCTCTCCGCCCAGGTCGCCCGGCGGCCCGGGGGAGAGGCGATCGCCTATCCGGTCGTGCAGTCGGTCCAGAAGGACGGCGTCTGCTACGAGGTGGTCGCGCCCGCTCCGGGGCTCGATGCGGCCGATCAGCAGCGGATCCAGGGCCTCGCCCTCGCGATCGCCGAGGACCTCGACGTCACCGGGATGCTCGCCGTGGAGCTCTTCGAGACGGCAGAGGGCGAAGTGCTCGTCAACGAGCTCGCCATGCGCCCGCACAACACCGGGCACTGGTCGATGGACGGCGCCGTGACCGGCCAGTTCGAGCAGCACCTGCGGGCCGTCGCGGACATCCCCCTGGGATCGACCGCGCCCCTGGCCCCTGCAGCGGTGATGGTGAACCTCCTCGGCGGCGCCGCGGAGGACCTCGCCCCCGGTGCCCGCGCGGCGCTCGCGGCCGATCCGGACGTCAAGCTCCACCTCTACGGCAAGTCCGTCCGGCCCGGCCGGAAGATCGGCCACGTCACCCTGATCGGGGAGGACCCCGAGGACCTGCTCGCGCGCGCCCACCGCGCCGAACGACTGATCATCGACGGACCGGATGTGCCCGTCGGCCCCACGACTCCTGGAGAGACCCGATGACGCAGCCCACCAG is part of the Brachybacterium ginsengisoli genome and encodes:
- a CDS encoding adenylate/guanylate cyclase domain-containing protein; translation: MTGGMEDLESPEDPTGDLSGQEPSASQESVPAETAELPDLSEDDAAAGSLGDQEILDLNRRFAAVRRSVGALEKILLQGPRKYSRRDLAEQQDIPERLTSVYWRSLGFTPVDEDTVVFTDEDAYAIGDLAAIVEDGVISERAFASISRGLGFHMGRLAMWITEALVDEAKYADGLDDSQARQQMLDTVPELLETFESQVMFTFRRQLSAYAARAGSEVLHRDTDELFPLQRAIGFADLVQFTRLAQDLPGTELADMVGRFESLSRDIISVGGGRVVKTVGDEIMFLADTPEDGAQIAVSLAETITESSDLPPVRVGLAWGSMFSRYGDVFGPIVNLAARMESVARPGTVAVDAETSAAVEQALPGGFSFSEGEEVELHGIGDIRVREMRRDRSAPLDLGL
- a CDS encoding response regulator transcription factor, coding for MTRLLLVEDDSAIAEPLSRALDREGYTVTRASRGMDALAIAAGAESIDLVILDLGLPDLDGLEVARRLRKGGLECPILILTARADEVDAVVGLDAGADDYVTKPFRLGELQARIRALMRRSQAMEESGDNYDVNGVTLDVSARRAYADGEELSLSAKEYDLLTVLVRESGSVVTRDDLMREVWGAEWWGSTKTLDMHISWLRRKLGDDATDPRRITTVRGVGFRFETGAES
- a CDS encoding ATP-binding protein encodes the protein MRQRVLQATVITVLLAVLMLGIPLGYSWLKLVEQNLSNQENSILDKVRVATETRLQEDGELDDALLQRFVDEQSDLNIAITVVHEGKTYTAGDPPGDDAMKKNTNGASGQSISVYIPQSDVRAHTASAWVLMTVAGLAALSIGISVALWQAQRISMPLARLSRRAEEIGSGRSRGPWDPSGISEIDDVAEELARSGAMLNERLEAESRLASDASHQLRTPLTALSMRLDEILAVSSEEWVREEARISLEQIDRLTEVVHDLINAPRSSQRRTPGVVELRSVLTQQSEEWSPAYRRAGRELRVLVPRTAAVWGSTGPLTQVVATLIENALAHGGGRTTVKVRRNDHSTVVEVTDEGGGIDAELGARIFERSVSGRSSSGTGVGLALARTLVEDDGGRLELLTESPATFGVFLISAPGDDGEDDHSEELHSGRPSRPGRENRSGRSGRPARGGRADMMASGVTGARTGRDDFDSLPQGSVVRRRPRTRD
- a CDS encoding 5-(carboxyamino)imidazole ribonucleotide synthase → MPETSPRPDHPSAPARRVGIIGAGQLARMMLGPAIELGLTAPVLATDPAESAAAVAAQVRLGRHDDEQAVRDLAAEVEVITFDHEHVPASVLEGIERDGATAVRPGPAALIHAQDKLIMREKLSSLGHPCPRWWRITSVQDLVTALAESGGRIVVKTPRGGYDAHGVRIVDDAEQAADWLSEHGELLAEELVPFTRELSAQVARRPGGEAIAYPVVQSVQKDGVCYEVVAPAPGLDAADQQRIQGLALAIAEDLDVTGMLAVELFETAEGEVLVNELAMRPHNTGHWSMDGAVTGQFEQHLRAVADIPLGSTAPLAPAAVMVNLLGGAAEDLAPGARAALAADPDVKLHLYGKSVRPGRKIGHVTLIGEDPEDLLARAHRAERLIIDGPDVPVGPTTPGETR